The sequence below is a genomic window from Lodderomyces elongisporus chromosome 2, complete sequence.
tgacaagaTTGAGAAGGCAAAGTTAAAAGAATATGTCAAAGGAATAAAGCAGTAAGACTTGCTTTACAATACACCAATGTTAATGTAAGTATCTGTATAATGAATAGACAACtgaaaaatatataatcaACTATTACCGCGGTTGGGCTTCAGTGTACAAAACAGCAGCCCCTCGCCATCTAATCTaatcttcatttttttacctttttactgttttttttttttcatttttggaCATTATATTTTGGCAAATGGAATCATTTGAACACTGAACTCGAAAGGTCTATGCTACTTTGCTTCACTCATATTTGCTCACACACTTGATTGCATGATATTGCATCAATCTGCCATCATTtagataaataaaaaaacaaaataaagggTAACAAGAGACGATCATCAGGTATGAAAACACttctattctttgttgttttttttggttcgtttgaaagtgtgtgtgtgtttgtgtgtgtgtttgtgtgtgtgtgtgtaagtATGTGATATAGTATGGTAAATGATTCTAGTAAATCAAACGAATTTAGACATATATCTCTTTtataccaccaccaatatAGTTCACATACACTCAATGGATAATGTCGAGTCCATTCAGAATATAGTGCTAGAGTCCTTTATTCTGGAATTAATTAAAGtgttatatacatatatacatatatatatatgtatattaaTGTGTAAATCGAGATACATAAAAGTGCATATAAATACCTTtcattttaaaaaaaaaaaaaatttaaagaaaactaTGCCTAATACTGgttatatacacatatacatacatgtCTTACTCCGAAACTCCTTCTCTATTACGCACCCAATTCTGTTCAACCCATTTATTGGTAATTTGCCCATTCCTTGGGTTTATCCAACTTCATCAAATCATAATACCTCTTACCACACGAGTATGACCTAAACGTGAAATCATCCTCGGGATTACACGTACACTTGTGGTCATATCTAAAGTCCTTGTTCAAAGGACATTGGCCATAAACACCGTGTCTATATCCAACATCTCCAAAATAATGAATCTTATCGCGTGGTAAAAACAATGCTGCAGCAATCGAGTGGATTGGCGCATCTCCCCACCGCTCATAAAAGAACCCACCTTGCTTGTCTAAATAATCAAAGTATTTGTTATATGCTTCAGATCTCCAAAACTTTAAAGAGGCAACTTCAAAGTTTGTCCAAAAATGACACAAGTTATAAGTTTCTCCACCATCATCACTAATAAAATCCATAAAGTTATCCTTTGCAAGATATTGTGGATTCTCTTGAATAAACTTTTTGGTGTGGTCCCACAATGTTGGAATCGTATTTTTAAACTCGTAAAGCGACACAGTAAACCCATAAACCTTATTGTGATCCTCCATGTATTGAAACACATCATAATTTATATCACAGTTTATGTGGATATCTGGCTCAACCCGCCAGTACCAATCGTATTCATCCAACAATTCACTTTTGTAAAAATACCCACTCTCATAATGACACATAAATCTATAAGACTCTGAACCTCCATAAATTATCTTTTCCGCATGCATCTTTTCTCTAGCCTTGCGTGCCTTCTCCTGGTCAATCCACGAAGGGTACGACCAATGCTCCTTGGGTATCAACCCATACTTGGTGTTTCCCGATACAATGGCCGAGGTCAATTCTTTAAACTCTTCAGTAAACTCCTGGTCATTCAAGAAAACCCAATCGTAATTATACTTTCTATTAAAACGATCCTCAACTTCACGAATCGACTTGATCAACTTGTATAGCTCAGAGTTACGTGCCAAAGTGACAAACGTAGCCTTAACCTTTCCACCGGGTTGAACCACATCAACTGGCTTCTTGGTGTTGCCAAGTTCCCCCAGATTCAATTTTGCATTTTCCTGATCAACCAATTCACCCTTGCTTTGCGAATCCAGCGgcagctgttgttgttggataATGGTAACAGTACGTGTGTTTGATCTGTGTGTTAGCGTAAACACTAGTAGCAAAGTCAATGCAAACGCCACATACTTGATGTATGGTTGTCTACTAAGCAGTGACTTcatgaacaaaaaaaaaaaattaaatttatGCTTTACTTGTATTGTTGAGCAAATGAAGATATGTGAATctgagaaagaaagaatgaaaggaaggaagggaAGGGAAAGCaatggaaaggaaaataaaagaattaaagaGGAGGAAGCATTCGAATGGAAAAATATCGGTTGGACAGTAAAGTTTATAacataaattttttttttaaaaataaaaaaaaaattaaaaagattTGGCCTCTCCCCCTTTGTGAACAATCAGGAACATGGTTCGATTAGAATAGGATGATTGGGTAAAGGAGATTTATACTTtgtaaaaaacaaaacaaggctttgtctctttgtctctttgtctcttaTTGTCTCTCTTTGCGggctttgtcttttgttgcttttgttgcACCTTTGGGCTCTGtgccttttttcttttttttgctgctgctgctgctgctgcttattttttttggcaccTCCAATGTTGATCTAAGAGAGACTTCAGCATCAGTAGAATGTGTGTATATGCAGGATGACATAAATTAATATCTGTCTGATTCTCTTtatgtttccttttttttttttttaaatagttcacgttttttttggttgcgGAACTCTCCTGCATATCTTTCTCGGAATATGTGGGTGTGGCACTTTGCAATGCACTCTATTTTAGAGAGTAACCATAATGACAATCAGTGTGAGCAAGATCCAAAactaaaaagaaacaagaacatGGTGTTTGGAAGAGGACGAGGGTGTTTTTTGGTTGATGCACAATCGTCTCAGAATGGTATGCTGGCAGTGGTGCAATAGAACATTGGTGCTGGGTAATGTTCTTTGTCTatattcaaaacaaaacagatgAAACAATATGAATAAACACACATTACGGTATTTATTATCATACTATtctataaaaaaaagtaaagggAAGTAGGGGGGGAGAGAGAAGTGGAAGTAGTGGGCTAAGAAGTGCAGTGCATGGATGTACATAAGTTATCGTTAGAGCTAATGGGTAGTTTCTGCTGTTTACTTATAcgtcaaaacaaaaaaacttgTATTATAAATACCGGTTGCGAAATGATctacaaaataaaatataagaaaagaaaagttgaacTAATACCAAtggatgaaaaaaaaaaaatgaaataaaatagtatacaagaatataaaatagaaaggAGAAATTGTTTAAGTGCAAGTTCATGTAAACCTGAAAGCAAGTAAGCATAAAGAAGTGGGCAAATTAGTAAATAAGCaaaactttacaattgTCTAGACTTTGATGTTCAACAGCTATAATAATACAATGTTAGCTTATAACCATCTCGGTCAATACTGGTTCAAAGCTATCCCTAATCAATTCCTGTTTTGGAAATCTACAAACTTGCCAATAAACACCACTTTGTGAACACACCTTGAAACAGGTAAACTTTCTCAAATTCGTGACTAAAGAAGATAACAAAACATCTAAATACTACAACTAATTATTGagaatagaagaaaaaaaaaacacattcGTGGTTCATGTGATAAAACAATagttaatatatatatatatatatatctatatatctatatatctatatatatatctacatAATTTCATAAATGTTTTCGTATCTCATATATTCATTATCCTATAATTTAACATTAActgtatttatatatatatatatatatctaaaaaaaacataagaATGTACTCCTAtttcaaacttttttttatattcaagaaaaaatcaacaaaaataaaagaaaaaacaaaatggtGATTATGAAAAACTGAACATCCCAATAATCTATTTAAGTTCTATGATGATTTCATTCCTCTCTGGTACTTTGCCATCTTCCTTTAATTTCTTAAATTTCTTTAACAATTTTCTATTcaactttcttcttcttcccctTGTGCTGACTGTAGTATCTGCTCGAGCACCTGCTTCATTACCAACGACACCAGAAGTACTAGAATCTGCACCTGCACTTGCACTAGTACCTGCACTTGCACCCACACCCGCATCCGCACCTGCTTCTAAGCCGATGCTGAATTTTTTGCCATCTACTCCAGTCTCAAAGAATGAGTTTCGATTACCCATAAGTGCTTGAAATTCCCTATATTCCTTAAGTTCCAGTTGTTGctcttctttcctcttctccTCCTTGGCCAAAAACTCCTGCTCCCACTTCTTAAACCCAAGTGGATCCTGCAGTCCTTGGTAGGGTGCCTTCCACAACTTTTCGGGTGATACAACTTCCCATAAATAAGAGTCATGAATACTATTTAATGGCTTGTTGAGCGCAGTCATTCCCGAAAGCGATTTCTTTAATGGGTGTTTAAAACTAGGATACATCTCATTATAGTCCGGCTCCATAAATGCACCTATCTCCTTACCTAGCTGAATCAACGCCAGATCATCGACTTGGCCATCTTCGGCATCATTTGTCATAGCTCCACCATTCTCAGCAAAACTACTGAAATTCCGACTCAAGTCCTTTACTTTGCCCATTTTTTCAAGACTCATTATTTTGAGATTCGGCTGTGTCACTGCAAACTGTGGAACAACAAGGTCAATAAATGGCTTTGGTGTTGATAGCTCGACTTTGAAATTAGGTTCCTTATCTTCACCCTCCTTCGCCTCCTGTTTCAAGTGTTCTGGTAACGGTGGTAAAGATGACATGGGCAAGTATGGTATGGGCGATTCATTTTGTTGGCTCGTCGATGGTGGCAAGGACAGCGAGGCATCTTTACTAGAATTACTGGTGTTATTGTTAGTGGGGGTGTTGGTagtgttattattattattattattattattgttactattactattactattcTTTCTCCTACTAAATGTCTTTTGATCATCCTTAGTCGCATGAGACTTATATCGAGTAAATATCGAGACTGTACTATGTATACGTCTTGGTGCTATACGCTTAATATGTGTCTGTATCATGTTTGATGTGTGTGATATACAGCAGGTTTGAATATTATGGTCTGTGTTGATGAATTAAATAGTCATTCGAATCGATAATGagtgtatttttttttcttcttcttcgtctttgACGAGCTGGGGAAAcaagagagagaaacaGAGAGTcaatgtgtgtgtgtgtatctGTGATGTGTGACTGGTAGCGTCTTGTTGTCCCGGAGGCAGAAAGGTGGAGACTTGaatttttatattatattttatttttgcctTTACCTAAATACATTCGACTTCAACCAACaattatctttttcaagaTGATTTGGAGATACTTGACTACGAAAAATTAAAGGGTTTGATTGAATCAGCTTAGAAGAGGTAATGAAAGCTTAGCAATAAGTAGTTGAAACACTTACATAGATTGAGTAGCTTACTTACATTCAGCAGTGTATAACACCTgacaaatacttttttctgtttcctTTCTTATTCTCTAGAATAAtgtctgttttttttttatatattgtTAAAACTTTCTGATGAACCTTGAACAGCACGgaatcaaatcaaattaAGGAAGACCTTTAACTTTACTAaaataagtaaaaaaaaaaaaatggtaaaGCAAAGGATATGAAGTCAAGAAAAGTTCGGCCGTGTTTtcgagaaagaaagaaaagcaaaaaaaaaaaagaggaccAAACTTGTAGTGCACCCAGCTATA
It includes:
- the KRE2 gene encoding alpha 1,2-mannosyltransferase 2.4.1 (CAZy:GT15), which gives rise to MNRQPYIKYVAFALTLLLVFTLTHRSNTRTVTIIQQQQSPSDSQSKGELVDQENAKLNSGELGNTKKPVDVVQPGGKVKATFVTLARNSELYKLIKSIREVEDRFNRKYNYDWVFLNDQEFTEEFKELTSAIVSGNTKYGLIPKEHWSYPSWIDQEKARKAREKMHAEKIIYGGSESYRFMCHYESGYFYKSELLDEYDWYWRVEPDIHINCDINYDVFQYMEDHNKVYGFTVSLYEFKNTIPTLWDHTKKFIQENPQYLAKDNFMDFISDDGGETYNLCHFWTNFEVASLKFWRSEAYNKYFDYLDKQGGFFYERWGDAPIHSIAAALFLPRDKIHYFGDVGYRHGVYGQCPLNKDFRYDHKCTCNPEDDFTFRSYSCGKRYYDLMKLDKPKEWANYQ